Proteins encoded in a region of the Vicia villosa cultivar HV-30 ecotype Madison, WI linkage group LG5, Vvil1.0, whole genome shotgun sequence genome:
- the LOC131606714 gene encoding xyloglucan endotransglucosylase protein 6-like translates to MSSKMCGFYGLFVCLMLVFCVSLSTSSKFDELFQPSWAFDHFVHEGDLLKLKLDNSSGAGFGSKNKYMFGKVSIQLKLVEGDSAGTVTAFYMSSEGTKHNEFDFEFLGNSTGEPYSVQTNVYVNGVGNREQRLNLWFDPTKDFHSYSIFWNQRQVVFLVDETPIRVHTNMEHRGIPYPKDQAMGVYSSIWNADDWATQGGRVKTDWTHAPFIATYKSFEINACECPVSVAGIDNRKRCSSSEDKKYWWDEPNLSVLNLHQSHQLKWVRAKHMVYDYCNDASRFPVTPLECVHHRHS, encoded by the exons ATGTCTTCCAAAATGTGTGGGTTTTATGGATTGTTTGTGTGTCTTATGTTGGTGTTTTGTGTGTCTCTGTCGACCTCTTCAAAGTTtgatgaactgttccaaccaagTTGGGCATTTGACCATTTTGTTCATGAAGGAGATCTCCTTAAACTCAAACTTGATAACTCTTCCG GTGCTGGTTTTGGATCCAAAAACAAGTACATGTTTGGGAAAGTATCTATCCAACTTAAGCTTGTTGAAGGTGATTCTGCTGGAACTGTTACTGCTTTCTAT ATGTCATCGGAGGGTACAAAGCACAatgagtttgattttgagtttTTAGGAAACAGCACAGGTGAACCTTATTCTGTTCAAACAAATGTCTATGTTAATGGAGTTGGTAACCGTGAACAAAGACTTAACCTTTGGTTTGATCCTACTAAAGATTTTCACTCTTACTCTATTTTCTGGAATCAACGCCAAGTTGT GTTTTTGGTGGATGAAACTCCAATAAGAGTCCACACAAACATGGAGCATAGGGGAATTCCATATCCAAAAGACCAAGCAATGGGTGTATACAGTTCAATATGGAATGCAGATGATTGGGCAACACAAGGAGGAAGAGTGAAAACAGATTGGACTCATGCACCTTTCATTGCAACGTACAAATCGTTTGAAATAAATGCTTGTGAGTGTCCAGTTTCAGTGGCTGGAATTGATAATAGAAAGAGATGTAGTAGTAGTGAAGATAAGAAGTATTGGTGGGATGAACCAAATTTGTCAGTGCTTAATTTGCATCAGAGTCATCAACTGAAGTGGGTTAGGGCTAAACATATGGTTTATGATTATTGTAATGATGCTTCTAGGTTTCCTGTTACTCCTCTTGAATGTGTTCATCATCGGCATTCATAG